In the Doryrhamphus excisus isolate RoL2022-K1 chromosome 2, RoL_Dexc_1.0, whole genome shotgun sequence genome, tatttttaattatttaaaatatttttattcatattttattgtttttattattattattattattatcgccAATCTGGTCCCGGGTCACATTGTGTTTGACACCTGTGTGTTAAATTATGTCATGCAGCAACTAAATCGAAATTGGGTGCACAACTTGACATGACGTCGTGTTTTTGCGCATGAACGTCACTTCCTGGATGCTTTGCTTTTAGATTTGTTTTGGTCATGTGGACGAGCACGTTTAAAAACATCCCAAATAGGGTATCCGACGTAGCCTATGATGGACAGGACGGAGACGTCACAAAAACAAGTGTTGAAAAACGATGCGGTCGGTCCTCTTGGGGGTaaatgtgtcagtgtgtgtgtgtgtgtgtgtgtgtgtgtatttttgtgggTCATGTGTTGCTAGTGGGCTGCTGCAGCTGCAGATAGAAGAGAAGGACATTCAATCTGCATTCCAATTACATTTGAGGGGGGGTCCATCCTGATCATGTGCGTGCATTAATACACTAGTACACTAGTACACCCTACCcccctcttaaaaaaaaaaaaaacaccggaaGCAGGAGGCAGGCAAGGCTGATTTTGGCTATGCAACCTGAACTCAGGGACCAGcacaaaaaacaacccaaaagaAGCtcagggagaagaagaagaaggagggggGGTGTGCACATTAAACACAAGCAGGAAAAACAACTCGGCGCTGCAGGGTTAGTTGGAATCAAACTTGCACCAATCTCTGAGAACATAAAGCGGGTcagtaaacatgttttgtgcGCATTGCTTCTCCATGTTTTGCACGATATCCAAAGCATGGCGCTGTGCTACATTTCTCCAAAGCTCCTCACACCTTCCTCCCTGTTTTTGCTCCACAGAATCTGCAGCAAACAtgtctctctatctatctatctctttTTTGGGGCTACTTGAAACAGCGCCCTCTATCTGTTGCAAACTGTAATACAGCGGCGAGAGGAGAAAAACAAGTTTGATTGGCAGTCCAGTTcagcttgcaaaaaaaaacaccaccatattaaaagaagaaaaaaaaaggcttagCAAATTAACTCAGTCGACGTTTAGGTAAACAAAACTGCAATACATCCGTACGATGTGTTAAAATCCGGCTAGCGGTGGTACTGCATTTCTTCACCTGATACTTTTCTCCCAAATCTTCTGCTGACGTCATCCCCCATCTTTCTATGCTTCGTTGATTTGAACATATTTACGTTAAATATACATTATAGCAATGGAGACTGGGGGTCTTTGAATGCTCCATCGCGGCCCAAAATTTAAGTCTCAGGTATTACGTGACATGCATTCAAAAATATGACGTTCATGATAAAGTCGAGGCTTTAAAGAAAATCCTcataaagttatttttaataGTCTCCCCtattaaaatgtaacaaaaatcgCCCACTTAGCGAAGTTAGCAAGTCCGATAATAAGTTTTGCTAGCAATGTTAATTTAAGTGACGTTCAAATTGGCAAGAAGCTTGGCTAAATGGTTGCTCCGTAGTGCAAAAAGGTTAAATGTAAGTGAAAGATGTTGTTTAATGAGTGTTTATTTCGTCTTTGCTGTGAAATAATCCCTTTggcaaaatgaatgaagtccgTTATTTTGTTAGCCCTAACTTGGCTAGCTTGTCACCTACCTGTTTCTGGACAAGCTGGCGCGGGCTTCTCAGAGGGTACTCCATTTTATTCGTACAGATGATCATTTTCCAGTCCGTGTGCAAATTACATGAATGCGGCTGtcgtgtttttttcttccagggCGAGAGCTAACAAAAGAGACGGCGAAGAGGAGCGACCAGGCTTCCGCCGCTCGAGCGAGTCTGGCTCACAGTGGAGGCGAAATCTTCCAACAGGCGAGCTGACAACTCCGGTAACAGtgtggaccaatcacagctcagAGGGAGCGGGGCTTGGCAGACAGCGAGAGTAAGTGAGGCCAATCACAGCGTAGATGGGCGGGGCTTGTTTAAAGGAAGGCGGAAGTGTTTAAGAACATCTGCAAACAAGTGCAGTGGAGAGACAAAGGGACTggtatacatatttattttttgttttcttatttttttcgtAAACAAAAGAAGCCAAAAGGAAAGCAAGAAACaggaaacatgaaaataaatgaaattgtgGTTCAATCAAAACCAACAAACTCTACCCCttttactttgttgttttttttaacaataaattgggaaaaaaaataataatgcatgcaCGCATACAGGAACAAACTTGGCACAAAACTGTATAAATTTGAGTCTGTCAtcatttacaatattttaaaaagtctttCAAATTGGATTATTGTGgcacataatttaatttaatcacttTTTGCTTGTGTAAATCAGCAAAATGTTTAGCGTATGCACAATATAAAAGTGATTCACTAGCACTGAACAATTTTGTGTACTTTTCCTCAACGTTCATGCATGTGAAGAAGACTTAAGTCTTTGATTGGATTGGTTAAGCTCCCACTGCAGGGCATTTCAAAAGGGGACATGTGGCGTATTTTAGGTAACTTTTAGGTAACCACAGCTGAAGCGTAAAACCGAAAATCATGGTGGTTTTAGCGCTACTGGGAAATGATTCtgcacttgtttttttgttggttttttttttacaagtatcGTCTTTGAAAGGAAAGTATGAAGACGCCCACTGTGGAAAATGAAACTCTGGATGGAAATACAGAATTTGAGATATTGCTGAGCTGTATATGAGGTCAGATGAAAATGAGTCACGACCGTAGAACTGGCATGGCTGCAAGTAAAAGGAAAGTAAAAGGGCAAGACAGTAAAAAAATTGGCTGTCATGTGGTGACACGGCTGGTCAGCAAACGTtttcatgctgttgttgttaCTCTTTGTATGGCCGTACTCTTATCTCATCTTAATGGAGCAGAATAGGCTCTATATTACAATCTAACAAAGCTTTTAAACCAGATTTTTTTCATACTTCAATGGGTATCCTGACCCGAAACCCATTTACTATATCATATTGGACAATAATGTTCAATATTTTTACTGAACGGTGACAgtatttattacagtatatttataatCCACATATATAGAACTGAAAGCAATGAATGCAGGAAGTATTTATGCAAGACTGTGTATTATTAGTAACAACCCCCTCCTGGTATTGTGCTGTGAAATGATGCTTTCAGCTCCTTATTACCAGATTGTGCCTCACTGTTTATAGTTTTGAATGCGGAGCTGCAACACAAATGTCCAACTCTATTAAATTACCTCTGGTCAGCGCAAACATCATGTGAATCCGATTGAAGAGGCGGGCGGAACCGGTCTAAAGCGGACCAAATCATGGGGGGAATCAAAATACGACAAATGGCGTCATATGACAGTGGAACCTTTGTCATCCTTgtttatagcggttaattgATCCCAGACCAGGCCGCGATAAATGCATTTCAGCGATGTAGGAGCcagtgttaataaattgaatatttttgtaatgagagtacaaaaaaactgtttatgactttctaaatatgtactTTAACATTATCTGTACACATAAAATGACcaatattcacctttacactcatattagtcATTGTTGACATCACATTGATGCTGTGGGGAGTCCAGACGCTAGccagctaaccagttagcttcacatttattaaataaatacaccaGTCTTGGTACAATATATAAACGATATGCTAACAAAGGATTATAATACGAGTCTCTAATAAAATACCACAAAATTATTACATGTATGAATTATGGTTATTAACATTTACGttagaacataaaaaaatacctaGCTTAGCACCGCACgtctgtggttaaaaaaaaaaaaaaaagccaagaggACGTGACGTATGTCTCACGCATGCGCAGAATTGATTGCATGGCCGGTTCAGATTAAGAATGCCTGCAATGCCTACACATGGCCACTAGATGACAGTATTTCACTGCATACATAGTCACTCACTGTTCACTCGCCATGTTGTctgtttacacttgtatgacagttaatgATGTTAAAGTGTTACTTGAACGGCTTGTTTTGGATTTTCCTCAGGGAAACAAATGTTGACACAAACAACTCAATTCTCAGTTTGTTCAAACAAAGGCTTTACGAGTGTAATGACCAAAATGCCACAGCTAAATCAACACCCCGTCTGTACCAGCAGGTGTGGACCTGCGGCTAATAAGAGTTCTGTGTGTGACCTTGACAGAGGCGGCTGACTATCAGGTTACCGTGCAAATATTCTCGTATGGTCAGATCGGCCGTGAGTTGCACAATGGTCACGTTGGAATAATCACAACAACATATTTACTCTGCCTGTAACTTGGATTACAgtggtttatttttaaataaagtttttaagaaCACGAATACCGTCATCCATAACGAATGATGGCTTTTGGGTGGTTGACTACGGccgattattagtcaaaaatattgaacgACAAGATATACGCAGTCCTGTGGTCACGAGGATCTAGATGACaaacctttcacactgcatggagactggaTACTGAGCCGGCACAGCCGTTCTCCTCTcattgcgtgtggaagtggtaagttattggCTACGTTCACGCTGCAAgttaattcagatttttttgctAAATGGTCCGTCCGCGCATGTAAACACTGCACTTTTGgcctcatgattttttttatctcagaactatgaaattttaatctaatttggactttttaataacataattagTTAGTTAATTAACTAAAATTAATTAGTTGGTGAGTTGTAATCTCACGATTTTCACTTTTCTCTCACAATTGTGACCTTCTcagctcataattttgacttttcaattttttgatctcataattctgacatttttatcaaattttgactttttaataacataattagTTAGTTGATTAACTAAAATTAATTAGTTGGTTAGTTGTAATCTCacgattttgacttttttctcataattgtgaccttctcagctcataattttgacttttcaattttttgatctcataattctgacatttttatcaaattttgactttttaataacataattagTTAGTTGATTAACTAAAATTAATTAGTTGGTTAGTTGTAATCTCacgattttgacttttttctcataattgtgaccttctcagctcataattttgacttttcaattttttgatctcataattctgacattttaatctaattttgactttttaataacataattagTTAGTTAATTCACTAAAATTAATTAGTTGGTTAGTTGTAATctcatgattttgacttttctcTCACAATTGTGAGCTTCTcagctcataattttgacttttcaattttttgatctcataattctgacatttttatcaaattttgactttttaataacataattagTTAGTTAATTAACTAAAATTAATTAGTTGGTGAGTTGTAATCTCACGATTTTGacttttctctcataattgtTACCTTCTcagctcataattttgacttttcaattttttgatctcataattctgacattttATCCGTCTGCCATTTTAAGTTTTCATCTTGATGATAACTTTTCGTCTTATTATGATTCTCAGGTCAATCCATCTAACTCCAGATTGGAGCGTTGTGTTGCTGGAAGACGTTTTCATGCTGAAAGAAACGACAGGGCGTGCCCCATGAAATCATAGATCCAAATATCCAAAGATTTATTCATGAAGATGTTTTTGCTAGGACTATTTTTCTTCTTCACCTGGAGGTAAGCCGCCAAGGTCTACAAAGTTTGAGGTGAACGTGACACCGAGTCATGTGCACTAAGAGACAAAACAACATGGAAGCTGCACTTTGGCCTACTTGGCCGACAAGATGAAGACAGTCTCAGCTCTAAGGATGTCTGATCTTCACCGCATTCCCAAAATATCAAACAATGGACACCAAAGCTTCACTGGAGACCAAGAGCTTCAGCCATGAAAGCTGCAAACTTCTTTGGCTGACCGGGCACAAATGGCTGAAGAACGGAGAGATCCATGCTCCTTAGTGTTTCTGTCAGAGTGCTGAGAGGGCGAAACCAACGCTTACATCCGTCGCCGTTCCACGCTACCGTGGACGCCACGTGCCGTGCCGTACCTGCAAGTGCAGTAGAGCAAGTGGGAGTCCTTGTGGAGCTGCCTGGCCAGCTCCATCTGGTGGTTGTCCATCAGCTTGTCGTTGACCACCACCAGCAGGGCTTTCCCGGCGCCGAGGGCCTCCAGGCAGCTTCCCGCTCCTGGAAGAAATGGGATTTAAGGACAGGAGAATCcattgcatttattttgaatCAATATGGATCATTTCTTTCCTCATCAGTGTCCAATGTTTGTATAATTCAATGTATAATTAGACATGTAGCCTAATAATTAATACTAACGATACAGTTGTCACTCGTTTATGgcagctaattggttccagaaccagtccagggtgcaccccgcctccaGTCAAAGTCAGCAGGGAGAGAATCCAGCATAAAAAAACCTGGTTAAggtcttctaaatatgtttttaataacactattagagccctcaaagcatggaataacacccctatagtcacctttacaccccatTACTCGATAATAAGACACATTAGACAAATAAGATAACACTTTAGCAGTTCCGCcgtacttcctgcggcggatatTGTCTCATTAAATGTATCATTAATGTATCGTAATGGCCATTTTACAAAatagtaaacaaaataagagtgcaTACGCTATTTAAGATGCAAATAAAACTGCTGTGTCACAGGTTATTGTCTCCCCGGGGAAACTAGTTGTAGCGCACATGTTCCATCAAACAACTAAATATTTATAATCATCTTGTGTACATGTACCCCCGACAATTTGTTTGCGTACCACCAGGGGTACACATACCCCAGGCTGGGAATCATTGctatacaggaagtgatgtcaggagGTTCGGAGTTGAGTTGGAGCCTGTCGTGGGTTAAGGccccaacagtagcctgtgttattgttatgatttaATCCTAAACCACTGGACAATGCCTGGTGAGGTACATTGTGGTTAGCTATAGCTGTGTTTGCCTGCCtgatttttcattttgaaaGATAAGCAGTGCGAATTATGGAAATGAATCATATTGTTACTCGCCTGCATGGCTGACGACGAGGTCGGCTTGCTCCATGTCCTTTGCTATGGAGTCCTTGAAACGGAAAACCTCCAGGTTTACATGTGGACAGGTCTGGGAGTCCGGGAGAAAAGACCCTCGTCCAACTTGAAGTACTAACCGCTCATATCCACGATCTTTTAAAGCCTGTAGGAGCATCAATAGTCATCCGTTTACATTCAAATGACGAGTGCAACCCGTTTAAATTTTTAACTAAGACATTTTTAATCGCAATTGGAAAATCCCACGCTTTTTAACTCACCTTAATGGCACTGGCGGACGTTATTTTCTCAATAAGTTCGTCAAAGCTCGTAGTGCCCACGGTAACAAATACAGTCTTCATCGCCTTTTAAGAGAAAACTGacattttacacttattttaactattttctGTCTCTTCCGGCATCACCAAAACACTAGCCCGCCATCTGACGACCTCTTCCGGGTACATACCTGACGTCATTGTGTTACAACTCTTTGCTGCCCCCTGAGGCTTGATGGAGAACTGCAACCTACTGAACTTTTTTGCTcctattactttattcttgtgaaattattttccaattaaattcattttttcttaatatctTGACTAATGTATAGTTGTCCTATCATAGTCATCCGTTTACATTGAAATGACGAGTGCAgctcatttaaatatttaactAAGACATTTTTAATCGCAATTTGAAAGTCCCACGCTTTTTAACTCACCTTAATGGCACTGGCGGATGTTATTTTCTCAATAATCTCGTAGTGCCCACGGTAACAAATACAGTCTTCATCTTCTTTCAAGAGAAAACTGacattttacacttatttttactattttctgTCTCTTCCGGCATCACCAAAACACTAGCCCGCCATCTGACGACCTCTTCCGGGTACATACGTGACGTCATTGTGTTACAACTCTCTTTGCTGCCCCCTGAGGCCTGATGGAGAACTGCGACGTACTGAACTTTTTTGCTTATATTACttcattcttgtgaaattactttccaatcaaattcattttttcttaatatctTGGCTAATGTATAATTGTCCTATTAGAGCCATCCGTTTACATTCAAATGACGAGTGCAGcccatttaaatatttaagacatttttattcgCAATTGGAAAGTCCCACGCTATTCTACTCACCTTAATGGCACTGGCGGACGTTATTTTCTCAATAAGCTCGTAGTGCCCACGGTAACAAATAGTCTTCATCTTATTTCAAGAGAAAACTGacattttacacttatttttactattttctgTCTCTTCCGGCATCACCAAAACATTAGGCCGCCATCTGACGGTCTCTTCCGGGTACATACGTGACGTCATTGTTACAACTGGCTTTGCTGCCCCCTGAGGCCTGATGGAGAACTGCGACGTACTGAACTACTTTCCAATTAAATTCCTTTTTTCTTAATATCTTGACTAATGTATAATTGTCCTATCAGAGGGATATTAAATGTTAGAAGCCATAAGAGGCATAGAGGAGGACCAAAGAGAAGGTTtatgtaagtattttttttaaatttgtatttaagtAAATTCCAAGTAACTTTTCtatcataatttaattttatttaatgacttctttcatatttcaagtttttttctGCTAACTGTCTTATAATTGAGTTTCCATCTCTTTTTAAGTttgaaaaaagaagaaacgaGACACCAGGATGCACCAGAAATTATTTTAAGGCTCTGTTAAATTCtcagcttaaaaaaacaaaacaaaacaaacaaaaaaaaaaaaactcaaaacacaaaatacCATGTCGCCTGAAGTCACAAAAGCAGTAAACTAGTATAAAATGAAATGCTGAAACTGGCTACTCACGTCATTAGTCTGTAATAAATAtgttactatgaaaaaaaaaaaaaaaaaaagcaatgttaAATCTGCTTTTTTACGTTTGCAGCTGGAGTCTTTCACCCACAACAATCAGCATCTTTAAAGCaacgtttgggggggggggggggggggggcgtcgaCTAACACAAATATGCCCGTGACGCCTCACATAATGATGCGTACAGTATCCAATTCTGGGAGTCATTTTGAGCATGCAAATTTAAAAAGGTGTAAAGATGGCCGCCGGCAGACACTCAAACTTCCTGTCGACGTTtcctgaagttaaaaaaaacaaaacaaaaatacaaataaaaagctgCACTTTCAGCATGGAGACACGGAAGTCTAgacaaattctaaaaaaaaaaaaaataggaggaAGCGCGTACTTGCAGCGCAGCAACTTAAAAGCAAGGCATGCTTCAAATCCATTTCCATAAGAATATGAAATACTTCTTCAAAACTGTGACATAATACAAGTCATAAAGTTTAAAACGGTGATTAaagcagctttaaaaaaaaaaaaaaaaaaaaaaaaagaggccgcTACCTCACAAACACTCGTTTATTACACTTGAGGGCCGTTTCTGACTAAAAGGAGGGGAAAAAGAAGGACATCCAAAGATGGCCGCCCGAGTCCGTTGTCCGTGACGCCATCCCTTTCCGCTTTAcgtcacgaaaaaaaaaaaaaaaaattttcaagttGCAGCAGAAACATCTTCTAAAGAGTTAGGATATCAAAAATAGGACTGACATCTCGGCTGTCAGACGCTCTCCTGTTAAGACGCTCGGGAATCCTTCGGACAGAAACGTGGGCGGGGCAGGGCAGGGCAGGGCGGAGTTTggtgggcccccccccccccctcgctccgTTCCAAAAAATGCTTGTGGCGATCCGAAATAAACAAGCACAGCATCTGCAAAGCAAAGTGGACACAAGGGGCACGTTAGTTTGGGATTGCCTGCGTATTTGCTAACGTCATCAAACATGGCGCTAATGTCAAAAAGTGATGCGGCTAAGCCTGTCGtcataatcaatcaatcaatcaatcaatcaatgacaGATTAAAAACTAACTGCAGAATTTTGCCGGTCTGGATATAATATTGATGTGATAAAAATTGACATGGATTCAAATTCaggagattaaaaagtcaaaattattcttggtcacatgacactcaTGTCTCATATTTAGGATTTGGAATCTTGGAATTGATTCATGTCATaggtttgactttttatctcaaatatgactaaataaaataaaataaaataaataaaataaataaatattcctcataattatggcattttcatcaaattttgtctttttatcgcataattgtgatatttttttcaattttgaaaCTTGATTGACTCGACTTTTTACTACGACACATGACATTTTAAtctaatttggacttttttataATCATAATTAGGAGTtgtaatctcataattttgacttttctctcataattgtgaccttttcatctcataattttgactttttatctcaaatatgactttcatagttatgacttttgatttcataattaggactttttcgCCTCATAATTTtcgcttttcctcataattatggtattttcatgaaatgtctttttatcgcattattgtgatttttttatttcaattttgaaacttgattgacttgacttttttttattatgacacatgacattttaatctaattttgattattttataaCCATAATTAGGAGTtgtaatctcataattatggtattttcatcaaattttgtctttttatcgcattattgtgatttttttatttcaattttgaaacttgattgacttgactttttttattatgacacatgacattttaatctagttttgacttttttataacCATAATTAGGAGTTGTAATctcatgattttgacttttctctcataattgtgaccttttcatctcatagttttgactttttatctcaaatatGACTTTCATAGTTACGACTTTTGatttcataattaggactttttcacctcataattttcacttttcctcataattatggtattttcatgaaatgttgtctttttattgcattattgtgatttttttatttcaattttgaaacttgattgacttgactttttttttaaattatgacacatgacattttaatctaatttggacttttttataACCATAATTAGGAGTtgtaatctcataattatggtattttcatcaaattttgtctttttatcgcagtattgtgatttttttatttcaattttgaaacttcattgacttgactttttttattatgacacatgacattttaatctaattttgacttttttataacCATAATTAGGAGTTGTAATctcatgattttgacttttctctcataattgtgaccttttcatctcatagttttgactttttatctcaaatatGACTTTCATAGTTACGacttttgatctcataattaggactttttcgCCTCATAATTTTCACATTTCCTCATAATTATGGTATTTTCATGAAAGTTTGtctttttattgcattattgtgatttttttatttcaattttgaaacttgattgacttgacttttttttattatgacacatgacattttaatctaattttgacttttttataatCATAATTAGGAGTTGTAATctcatgattttgacttttctctcataattgtgaccttttcatc is a window encoding:
- the zgc:92907 gene encoding UDP-N-acetylglucosamine transferase subunit ALG13 homolog isoform X1; translated protein: MKTICYRGHYELIEKITSASAIKAMKTVFVTVGTTSFDELIEKITSASAIKALKDRGYERLVLQVGRGSFLPDSQTCPHVNLEVFRFKDSIAKDMEQADLVVSHAGAGSCLEALGAGKALLVVVNDKLMDNHQMELARQLHKDSHLLYCTCSTLTETLRSMDLSVLQPFVPGQPKKFAAFMAEALGLQ
- the zgc:92907 gene encoding UDP-N-acetylglucosamine transferase subunit ALG13 homolog isoform X3; this encodes MEQADLVVSHAGAGSCLEALGAGKALLVVVNDKLMDNHQMELARQLHKDSHLLYCTCSTLTETLRSMDLSVLQPFVPGQPKKFAAFMAEALGLQ
- the zgc:92907 gene encoding UDP-N-acetylglucosamine transferase subunit ALG13 homolog isoform X2, which codes for MKTVFVTVGTTSFDELIEKITSASAIKALKDRGYERLVLQVGRGSFLPDSQTCPHVNLEVFRFKDSIAKDMEQADLVVSHAGAGSCLEALGAGKALLVVVNDKLMDNHQMELARQLHKDSHLLYCTCSTLTETLRSMDLSVLQPFVPGQPKKFAAFMAEALGLQ